A genome region from Blautia coccoides includes the following:
- a CDS encoding response regulator transcription factor has protein sequence MDKIFVVEDERKLCRELMAVLEKNGYSCVSSENFEHMAKEILDAEPDLVLLDINLPGCDGFSICREVRQSSQVPILIVTSRDTNMDEVFGFHVGADDFITKPYNIHVLLARMERLLKRWGGQQKPDLRLTHKGVVLDILKSRIEYDGKQADLTKNELGIMRILMENKGNVIPRNEIIKALWEQDEFVEDSTLTVNINRIRKKLENMGVTDFLVTRRGHGYQV, from the coding sequence ATGGATAAGATATTTGTGGTGGAAGATGAACGGAAGCTTTGCAGGGAGCTTATGGCAGTTCTTGAAAAAAACGGATATAGCTGTGTCAGCTCTGAAAATTTTGAGCATATGGCAAAAGAGATCCTGGATGCGGAGCCAGATCTGGTCCTTCTTGACATAAATCTTCCGGGCTGTGACGGCTTCAGCATCTGCAGAGAAGTGCGGCAGTCCTCCCAGGTGCCTATCCTCATTGTCACAAGCCGGGATACCAATATGGATGAAGTGTTCGGGTTCCATGTGGGAGCAGATGATTTTATTACAAAGCCTTATAACATCCATGTGCTTCTTGCACGTATGGAGAGACTTCTCAAACGCTGGGGCGGCCAGCAAAAGCCTGATCTGCGTCTGACCCACAAAGGTGTTGTCCTGGATATTTTGAAATCCCGTATAGAGTATGACGGCAAACAGGCTGACCTTACTAAAAACGAGCTGGGTATCATGCGGATCCTCATGGAAAATAAGGGGAATGTAATCCCCAGGAATGAAATCATCAAAGCCCTGTGGGAACAGGACGAGTTTGTGGAGGACAGCACCCTTACGGTGAACATTAACAGAATCCGAAAGAAACTGGAGAATATGGGGGTTACTGATTTTTTGGTTACCAGAAGAGGGCATGGCTATCAAGTGTAA
- the dhaS gene encoding dihydroxyacetone kinase transcriptional activator DhaS — protein sequence MSQTTKRALAQSLKHLMEQKPLEKITVVDISEDCGVNRQTFYYHFQDIYDLIEWIYINEAEKRLGEKTTYDTWQEGFLQILSYILSNRNFVKNTYHSVSREYLEHFLFQQMYRLLLGVIEEKSEGMSVRDTDKQFIANFYKYAFVGLICEWIESGMKEKPEAMTDRLSLLVHGTITGALERFRTDKRH from the coding sequence ATGTCGCAGACCACAAAACGGGCACTGGCCCAGTCTCTGAAACATCTGATGGAACAAAAACCCCTGGAAAAGATAACGGTGGTGGATATCTCGGAAGACTGCGGTGTGAACCGGCAGACCTTTTACTATCACTTCCAGGATATTTATGATCTGATCGAATGGATCTACATCAACGAGGCGGAAAAGAGACTGGGGGAAAAGACCACTTATGACACCTGGCAGGAGGGATTTCTCCAGATCCTCTCTTACATTTTAAGCAACCGGAATTTTGTCAAAAACACATACCACTCTGTCAGCCGGGAATATCTGGAGCATTTTCTCTTTCAGCAGATGTACCGCCTCCTGCTGGGCGTCATTGAAGAAAAATCAGAGGGTATGTCTGTCCGTGACACAGACAAACAGTTTATTGCCAATTTTTATAAGTACGCTTTTGTGGGTCTGATCTGTGAATGGATTGAAAGCGGCATGAAGGAAAAACCGGAAGCCATGACAGACCGTCTGAGTCTTCTTGTGCACGGCACCATTACCGGGGCATTGGAACGTTTTCGGACAGATAAAAGGCATTGA
- a CDS encoding ABC transporter permease, with protein MAMLSEKNNVSDVMFQRLARNNVKKNMRHYLIYFITLLFSVSMLYTFNSIGAQFSMLNMSDRGSYLAFSSGMMASVSVFISLILGFLVVYANKFLMRRRKKELGIYITLGMRQKDISRMLVKETVIIGGLSLIWGILLGIFLSQGLSLITIKFLQIEGAQYRFVISPLAVVECLVFYSLIFFFMNWRNKKMLAKHSLVEFLYADKKNEEAPDEKLAEKFFMLTASVICMAVSSVISVIDGFNMKYISASVVVLFIGTFLFFRSVAGIFLFLLHKKKRLYYKDLNMFSIHQVSSKINSTNKVLSVICLLLFLSFTTISVGLGISVSVSKGLSKMTSADAVIESYRENSGQEISVKDKLEQLGFPLEKLTSSTVEVDLYEQSDISISSFFLPGTPGKEKLLKDRYKNMDQPLYVMKISAFNDLRRQQGLEPINMDGQEFLINCDVSEISKAYEYYAEHGEAPIEINGHSLSLMKNGVYQMPYQNVNVLSDMGTLIVPDEAAEGLESFRSLLNCMYTENSEQMEEAFMDAWMELNDTGLRIATKRLIITEITSTSMTLSYIAVYLGIIFLICACAVLALQQTANAIDNTARYETLKRLGAKESSMRKTLRTQILVYFGVPLVLGLLYSVVGIRVMYTELGNVPADVIAQNVLFASVMFILVYGSYFFITYNNTKNILKLDRD; from the coding sequence ATGGCAATGTTATCTGAGAAGAACAACGTATCGGATGTTATGTTCCAAAGGCTGGCAAGGAATAATGTAAAAAAGAATATGCGCCATTATCTCATATACTTTATCACGCTTCTGTTCAGCGTTTCCATGCTCTATACGTTTAATTCTATCGGCGCACAGTTTTCCATGCTGAATATGTCGGACAGAGGAAGCTACCTGGCCTTTTCTTCGGGTATGATGGCAAGCGTCTCCGTGTTTATCAGTCTGATCTTAGGTTTTTTGGTGGTCTATGCCAATAAATTCCTGATGCGCAGAAGAAAAAAAGAGCTGGGAATATATATCACTCTTGGGATGAGACAGAAGGATATATCCAGGATGCTGGTAAAGGAGACCGTGATCATAGGCGGGCTGTCTCTTATATGGGGGATACTGCTGGGGATTTTTCTCTCCCAGGGACTATCCCTTATCACCATAAAATTTTTACAGATAGAAGGGGCACAGTACAGGTTTGTCATCTCTCCTCTGGCTGTGGTGGAATGCCTTGTGTTTTACTCTCTGATCTTCTTTTTTATGAATTGGAGAAATAAAAAAATGCTGGCAAAGCACAGTCTGGTAGAATTCCTCTACGCAGATAAGAAAAATGAGGAGGCTCCGGATGAGAAGCTGGCCGAGAAATTCTTCATGCTGACAGCCTCTGTGATCTGTATGGCGGTAAGCTCCGTTATCTCTGTCATAGACGGATTCAATATGAAGTATATCTCTGCCAGTGTGGTGGTGCTTTTTATCGGAACCTTTTTATTCTTCCGCTCGGTAGCAGGGATCTTTTTGTTTTTGCTGCACAAAAAGAAGAGGCTGTATTACAAGGATTTGAATATGTTCTCCATCCATCAGGTGAGCAGCAAGATCAATTCCACCAACAAAGTGCTGTCCGTGATCTGCCTTCTTCTGTTTCTGTCATTTACCACTATTTCTGTAGGACTGGGAATAAGTGTTTCCGTGTCCAAAGGACTTTCTAAAATGACATCTGCAGATGCAGTGATAGAAAGCTATCGTGAAAATTCGGGGCAGGAGATATCTGTCAAGGATAAGCTGGAACAGCTTGGATTTCCCCTTGAAAAACTGACATCCAGCACTGTGGAAGTGGATCTGTATGAGCAGTCTGACATCTCTATCAGCAGCTTTTTCCTTCCGGGAACACCGGGGAAAGAAAAGCTTTTGAAGGACAGATACAAAAATATGGATCAGCCGCTTTATGTGATGAAGATTTCCGCGTTCAATGATCTGCGCAGGCAGCAAGGCCTTGAACCTATAAACATGGATGGACAGGAATTTTTAATCAACTGTGATGTATCTGAGATCAGTAAGGCATATGAGTATTATGCGGAGCATGGGGAGGCGCCCATAGAGATCAACGGACATTCCCTCTCTCTTATGAAAAATGGTGTCTATCAGATGCCTTATCAGAATGTAAATGTGCTTTCAGACATGGGAACTCTGATCGTGCCCGATGAGGCGGCAGAGGGATTGGAATCTTTTCGTTCCCTTTTAAACTGCATGTATACGGAAAATTCAGAGCAGATGGAAGAGGCTTTTATGGATGCCTGGATGGAACTGAATGATACAGGACTTCGCATTGCTACAAAGAGACTGATCATCACAGAGATCACATCCACCAGCATGACGCTTTCCTATATTGCCGTGTATCTCGGCATTATTTTTCTGATATGTGCCTGCGCGGTTCTGGCACTGCAGCAGACAGCCAATGCCATTGACAATACAGCCCGTTATGAAACCCTGAAAAGGCTGGGAGCCAAAGAATCGTCCATGAGAAAAACACTGCGGACTCAGATTCTGGTATATTTCGGTGTGCCCCTTGTGCTGGGACTTCTCTACTCTGTTGTGGGAATCCGTGTCATGTACACGGAGCTGGGAAATGTTCCTGCAGATGTGATCGCCCAGAATGTATTGTTTGCGTCTGTTATGTTTATATTGGTGTATGGTTCTTATTTCTTTATTACGTATAACAATACAAAAAATATATTAAAATTGGACAGAGATTAG
- a CDS encoding PAS domain-containing hybrid sensor histidine kinase/response regulator produces the protein MGKTMDAGRAVKEFCNTCFMLRKPELAAEFLDSDVRFAGAGDREYACGKQKVVDYFCKDIHNIRDAFYPEVSVIDEQPLSEEIISLSCRVDLKNETYAWQMRVHFTLALQSEGWRIKSICLLDTKSGQEEQLHIYNNIPGAVFCCRFDDSFSVIEANDGLFEFLGYTREEFAAMGNKMSSVIYPEDLAVMTEKLKEQLKYGNTIHNQNRLVCRDGSVKWISIKAQLFTEKSGEQYFYCVFVDVTEEKQIQEKSRELFEKEMAYFAELSSSEKNFRGRMNVTKNCVESYVSALDDAITHVGATYEETVRNMSQSAVDWQYGEKISSALDREKVLADYSAGKVDHRFEFLRRRKDGSVFWSNTNFRFQQNPQTGDIMVFFYTFDVTEQKTQEQILKKITDLGFEFIADIDIRRDTYQLISFDEDAYGILPKSGHFQKEVREIAESTMEGAARESYLKYLEYSYMEERLEECESYSFIVEMKNEAKEPRVKRCEVFYIDRELGRACLARTDVTDVVRQEQRQKEEMAAALVAAEQANAAKSDFLSRMSHEIRTPMNAIIGMSAIAAQSIGDDEQVADCIAKIGISSRFLLSLINDILDMSRIESGKMLLKNEKIPMEEFLNGVNSICNAQAASKCVDYECIVDPVLDDYYMGDAMKLQQVLINILSNAIKFTREGGKVNFSVAQMRRTKNDAVLRFVINDTGVGMNEEFIPHIFEPFSQESTGTTALYGGTGLGLAISKNIVDMMDGRIIVRSIKGIGSEFTVDVKLGITEEEKLHHSQKKQNYNFSNLKTLVVDDDVAVCESAMVTLKEMGISAEWVDSGPKAVTRVRNLWNNGKYFDMILIDWKMPEMDGIETARRIRSIVGAEVTIIIVTAYDWSSIEHEAKMAGVNLLISKPMFKSSLIFAFSKALGKKEEEKEKKKDAEMDYDFTGKRVLLAEDHPLNTEIAVMLLEGKGFTVETAENGLRALELFSKSEEGYYDAVLMDIRMPLMDGLTTATNIRHLSNLDAKTIPIIAMTANAFDDDIEKSKAAGMNAHLAKPIDPARLFQTLYDFIFRKED, from the coding sequence TGGCTGCAGAATTTCTGGACAGTGATGTACGCTTTGCAGGGGCAGGAGACAGGGAATATGCGTGTGGAAAACAGAAGGTGGTGGATTATTTCTGTAAGGACATACATAATATAAGGGATGCATTTTATCCGGAAGTTTCTGTTATCGATGAACAGCCTCTGAGCGAAGAGATCATAAGCCTTTCCTGCAGGGTGGATTTAAAAAACGAGACGTACGCCTGGCAGATGCGGGTGCATTTCACCCTGGCGCTGCAGAGCGAAGGGTGGCGGATCAAAAGCATTTGCCTTTTAGATACCAAGAGTGGCCAGGAGGAGCAGCTACATATCTATAACAATATTCCTGGAGCTGTATTTTGCTGTAGATTTGATGACTCCTTTTCCGTCATTGAAGCGAATGACGGCCTTTTTGAATTTCTGGGATACACCAGAGAGGAGTTCGCCGCCATGGGCAATAAGATGTCTTCTGTTATCTATCCGGAAGACCTGGCAGTCATGACGGAGAAACTGAAGGAGCAGTTAAAGTACGGCAATACCATACATAACCAAAACCGGCTGGTCTGCAGGGATGGTTCCGTCAAATGGATTTCCATAAAGGCCCAGCTCTTTACTGAAAAATCAGGAGAACAGTATTTTTATTGTGTTTTTGTGGATGTCACTGAGGAAAAGCAGATCCAGGAGAAATCCAGGGAATTATTTGAAAAAGAGATGGCTTACTTTGCGGAGCTGTCCTCTTCCGAGAAAAATTTCCGCGGCCGGATGAACGTGACGAAAAACTGCGTGGAGAGCTACGTATCTGCCCTTGACGACGCCATAACCCATGTGGGAGCCACCTATGAGGAGACGGTGCGGAATATGTCCCAGTCCGCTGTGGACTGGCAGTATGGAGAAAAGATCAGCAGTGCCCTAGACAGGGAGAAGGTATTAGCGGATTACAGTGCAGGAAAAGTGGATCACAGGTTTGAATTTTTGAGAAGGAGAAAAGACGGAAGTGTGTTCTGGAGTAATACCAACTTTCGTTTCCAGCAGAATCCCCAGACCGGTGATATTATGGTTTTCTTCTATACATTTGATGTGACGGAGCAGAAAACCCAGGAACAGATCTTAAAAAAGATAACGGATCTTGGCTTTGAGTTTATCGCTGACATTGATATCCGCCGCGATACCTATCAACTGATATCCTTTGACGAAGATGCATACGGAATCCTGCCAAAGAGCGGGCACTTCCAAAAGGAGGTCAGGGAGATAGCAGAGAGCACAATGGAGGGAGCAGCCCGTGAATCGTATCTGAAGTACCTGGAATACAGTTATATGGAGGAACGGCTGGAGGAATGTGAATCCTATTCCTTTATTGTAGAGATGAAAAATGAGGCCAAGGAGCCGCGGGTCAAGCGCTGCGAGGTCTTCTACATAGATCGGGAACTGGGACGGGCCTGCCTGGCAAGAACGGATGTGACAGATGTGGTCCGTCAGGAGCAGCGCCAGAAGGAAGAAATGGCAGCAGCTCTGGTGGCGGCAGAGCAGGCAAACGCGGCAAAGTCAGATTTTCTTTCCCGTATGAGCCATGAAATCCGTACGCCTATGAATGCCATTATCGGTATGAGTGCCATAGCGGCCCAGTCCATAGGAGACGATGAGCAGGTGGCAGACTGTATTGCCAAGATAGGAATCTCATCGCGCTTTCTTTTGTCACTGATCAACGATATTCTGGATATGAGCAGGATCGAGAGCGGCAAGATGCTGCTGAAGAATGAAAAGATCCCCATGGAAGAATTTTTAAATGGGGTCAATTCTATCTGCAATGCCCAGGCCGCGTCAAAGTGTGTGGATTACGAGTGTATTGTGGACCCCGTGCTGGATGATTACTACATGGGGGATGCCATGAAGCTGCAGCAGGTGCTCATCAACATTTTGTCCAATGCCATTAAATTCACCCGTGAGGGCGGCAAAGTAAATTTTTCTGTTGCCCAGATGCGCAGAACAAAAAATGATGCGGTTCTCCGGTTTGTCATCAATGATACCGGTGTAGGCATGAATGAGGAGTTTATTCCTCATATATTTGAACCTTTTTCCCAGGAGAGCACAGGTACTACAGCCCTCTACGGAGGTACCGGCCTTGGGCTTGCCATTTCCAAAAACATTGTGGACATGATGGACGGGCGCATTATTGTGCGCTCTATCAAAGGAATCGGTTCTGAGTTCACTGTGGATGTGAAGCTTGGCATCACAGAGGAGGAAAAGCTGCATCACAGCCAGAAAAAACAGAATTATAATTTTTCAAATCTCAAGACATTGGTTGTGGATGATGACGTGGCTGTCTGTGAGAGTGCCATGGTCACCCTGAAAGAGATGGGAATATCTGCAGAGTGGGTGGACAGCGGTCCAAAAGCCGTAACCCGGGTACGGAATCTGTGGAACAACGGAAAATATTTTGATATGATACTGATCGACTGGAAGATGCCGGAGATGGACGGCATAGAGACTGCACGGCGCATCCGCAGCATTGTGGGGGCTGAGGTGACGATCATTATTGTGACAGCATATGATTGGAGTTCCATTGAGCATGAGGCAAAGATGGCCGGTGTCAATCTGCTGATCAGCAAGCCTATGTTTAAGTCCTCCCTCATATTCGCCTTTTCCAAAGCCCTTGGTAAAAAGGAAGAGGAAAAGGAAAAGAAAAAAGATGCGGAAATGGACTATGATTTCACAGGGAAACGTGTGCTTTTGGCAGAGGATCATCCTCTGAATACGGAAATCGCGGTTATGCTTTTGGAGGGGAAAGGCTTTACTGTGGAGACTGCGGAGAACGGTCTGCGTGCCCTGGAGCTGTTCAGCAAATCAGAGGAGGGATATTACGATGCTGTATTGATGGATATCCGTATGCCTCTCATGGATGGACTGACAACGGCTACCAACATCCGTCATCTCAGCAATTTAGACGCGAAGACTATTCCGATCATTGCCATGACTGCGAATGCCTTTGATGATGATATTGAAAAAAGTAAGGCGGCAGGGATGAACGCTCACCTGGCAAAGCCCATAGATCCGGCAAGACTGTTTCAGACCTTGTATGACTTTATTTTCAGAAAGGAAGACTGA
- a CDS encoding ABC transporter ATP-binding protein: MQTILKAENIQKYYKNKGSITKAVDNISFEVEKGDYVGIMGASGSGKSTLLNCIATIDNVTAGKLYVGGKEITKLKEEQLSAFRREQLGFVFQDFNLLDTLNAHDNIALALAILGEKPRKIEARVASIADILGISDILEKYPYEISGGQKQRIACARAVITNPSLILADEPTGALDSKSSGMLLENFRKLNEELEATILMVTHDAFTASYCKRILFIKDGKIFNQITRGNDSRKQFFERIIDVVTFLGGDHGNVI; encoded by the coding sequence ATGCAGACAATATTAAAAGCAGAAAATATTCAAAAATATTATAAAAATAAAGGCAGTATTACCAAGGCGGTAGACAACATCAGCTTTGAGGTGGAAAAAGGTGATTATGTGGGGATCATGGGAGCTTCCGGCAGCGGAAAATCCACCCTGTTAAACTGCATTGCCACCATAGACAACGTTACCGCGGGTAAGCTCTATGTGGGAGGAAAGGAGATCACAAAGCTGAAAGAAGAACAGCTCTCCGCCTTCAGAAGAGAACAGTTGGGATTCGTTTTTCAGGACTTTAATCTTCTGGATACCCTTAACGCCCACGATAACATTGCGCTGGCGCTGGCTATTCTTGGGGAAAAGCCCCGAAAGATAGAGGCCAGGGTTGCATCCATAGCGGATATTCTTGGGATCAGCGATATACTTGAAAAATACCCCTATGAAATATCAGGGGGACAGAAGCAGCGTATAGCCTGCGCAAGAGCAGTCATAACAAATCCGTCCCTGATACTGGCAGATGAGCCGACAGGCGCTCTGGATTCCAAGTCCTCCGGCATGCTGCTGGAAAATTTCAGAAAGCTGAATGAGGAACTGGAAGCCACTATTTTAATGGTTACCCATGATGCGTTTACAGCCAGCTACTGCAAACGGATCCTGTTTATCAAGGACGGAAAGATTTTTAATCAGATAACAAGAGGGAATGACAGCAGAAAGCAGTTCTTTGAAAGGATAATCGATGTGGTGACATTCCTGGGAGGTGACCATGGCAATGTTATCTGA
- a CDS encoding sensor histidine kinase — protein MKFSQYLRDKSMECILFTGTGIATGMFLLVLSAELPVILMCELPFFFVFFLCLYLDHSRKKEYYESLLQVFEDLDEKRYLSETVERPSFLEGKICHSILRQMEKDMNDQAIKQEMEFRVYKNYIESWVHEVKLPIASSKLLIENHKNEVTLSLEEELDRIDNYVEQVLYYARSENVEEDYHLEWTNLEPVIRQTVKRFARDLISHKVMPSIEVQECTVMTDEKWLSFILGQLIQNAVKYCGPDAKLRFYVRQKEGETFLYVEDNGIGIAARDLPRVFDRGYTGENIRKTSNATGMGLYLCRQLCLKMGLSLAIDSQQGRGTSICIGFPNCGPKET, from the coding sequence ATGAAGTTTTCCCAATATCTGAGAGATAAGAGCATGGAGTGTATCCTATTTACAGGGACAGGTATCGCGACCGGTATGTTTCTTCTGGTACTCTCCGCAGAGCTGCCTGTGATCCTTATGTGTGAGCTGCCGTTTTTCTTTGTGTTTTTCTTGTGCCTGTATCTGGATCACAGCAGGAAAAAGGAATATTATGAATCCCTGTTACAGGTATTTGAAGATTTGGATGAAAAAAGATATTTATCTGAAACGGTGGAAAGGCCGTCTTTTTTGGAGGGAAAGATATGCCACTCCATTTTAAGGCAAATGGAAAAGGACATGAATGACCAGGCCATTAAGCAGGAAATGGAATTCAGGGTATACAAAAATTACATTGAATCCTGGGTGCATGAGGTAAAGCTTCCCATTGCCTCCTCCAAACTGCTGATTGAAAACCACAAAAATGAAGTGACTCTGAGTCTGGAGGAGGAGCTGGACAGGATTGACAATTATGTGGAACAGGTCCTCTATTATGCCAGGAGTGAGAACGTGGAGGAGGATTATCACCTGGAATGGACAAATCTGGAGCCGGTGATCCGGCAGACGGTAAAGCGTTTTGCCAGAGACCTTATCAGCCACAAGGTTATGCCCTCCATAGAGGTCCAAGAGTGCACTGTGATGACGGATGAAAAATGGCTTTCCTTTATCCTGGGACAGCTCATACAAAACGCAGTAAAATACTGCGGCCCTGATGCCAAACTCCGCTTTTACGTGCGGCAGAAGGAGGGAGAGACTTTTTTATATGTGGAGGACAACGGCATAGGTATTGCCGCCAGGGATCTGCCCAGAGTCTTCGACCGGGGGTATACGGGAGAGAATATCAGAAAAACCTCAAATGCCACAGGCATGGGACTGTATCTGTGCAGACAGCTTTGTCTTAAAATGGGTCTGAGCCTTGCCATTGATTCACAACAGGGCCGTGGGACCAGTATCTGCATTGGTTTTCCAAACTGTGGGCCAAAGGAAACATAA
- a CDS encoding oleate hydratase — translation MYYSNGNYEAFARPVKPEGVDRKSAYLVGSGLASLAAACFLVRDGQMKGEHIHILEELSLPGGACDGIKDAQKGFIIRGGREMEDHFECLWDLFRSIPSLEVEDASVLDEFYWLNKKDPNYSLMRVTENRGQDAHTDNKFALSDKAAMEIMQLFFTKDEDLYDKKINDVFTEEFFRSNFWLYWRTMFAFEDWHSALEMKLYIQRFIHHIGGLPDLSALKFTKYNQYESLILPMVKYLEAHGVQFQYDTRVTNVIFDITPKKKAARKIMMIHNGQEECIDLLDDDLVFVTNGSCTENSSLGDDEHAPVFNDTPGGCWELWKNIAAQDPSFGNPDKFCSETDKTTWESATVTTLDDRIPPYIQKVCKRDPFSGKVVTGGIVTCKDSSWLMSYTLNRQPHFKEQPKDQLVVWVYGLFTDVPGDYVKKPMRECTGREITEEWLYHLGVPVEEIPDMAAHSARCIPCMMPYITAFFMPRTAGDRPKVVPDSCVNFAFIGQFADTVRDTVFTTEYSVRTAMEAVYTLLQVDRGVPEVYASCYDIRALLDATSKMLDGKKAIDMKVPWIMKLVEKQALRKISGTLIEDLLKEYKVI, via the coding sequence ATGTATTACAGCAATGGCAATTATGAAGCATTCGCACGTCCCGTAAAACCCGAAGGTGTTGACCGCAAATCCGCATATCTGGTAGGTTCCGGTCTGGCTTCCCTGGCAGCCGCCTGTTTCCTGGTGAGAGACGGGCAGATGAAAGGGGAACATATCCACATTCTGGAGGAGCTGTCCCTGCCCGGCGGTGCCTGTGACGGCATAAAGGATGCACAGAAGGGCTTTATCATCCGGGGCGGTCGTGAGATGGAGGATCATTTTGAATGTCTCTGGGATCTCTTCCGCTCCATCCCCTCTCTGGAGGTGGAAGACGCCTCAGTCCTGGACGAATTTTACTGGCTGAATAAAAAAGACCCCAATTACTCTCTCATGCGTGTGACAGAGAACAGAGGCCAGGATGCCCACACGGATAATAAATTCGCTCTCAGCGACAAAGCCGCTATGGAGATCATGCAGCTCTTCTTCACAAAGGATGAGGATCTGTATGACAAAAAGATAAACGACGTCTTCACAGAGGAATTTTTCAGATCCAATTTCTGGCTCTACTGGAGAACCATGTTCGCCTTTGAGGATTGGCACAGCGCTCTGGAGATGAAGCTTTATATCCAGCGTTTCATCCATCACATCGGCGGACTCCCGGATCTGTCTGCGCTTAAGTTCACAAAATATAACCAGTACGAGTCCCTGATCCTTCCAATGGTGAAGTACCTGGAGGCCCACGGCGTCCAGTTCCAGTATGACACCAGAGTCACCAATGTGATTTTTGATATCACACCCAAGAAAAAAGCTGCCCGGAAGATCATGATGATCCACAATGGTCAGGAGGAATGTATCGATCTTCTGGATGACGATCTTGTCTTTGTCACCAACGGAAGCTGTACGGAGAACTCCAGTCTGGGAGATGATGAACACGCGCCTGTGTTCAACGACACTCCCGGCGGGTGCTGGGAGCTGTGGAAAAATATTGCGGCACAGGACCCTTCCTTCGGAAATCCTGACAAATTCTGCAGTGAGACGGATAAAACCACCTGGGAATCCGCTACCGTTACCACCTTGGATGACAGGATTCCGCCCTATATCCAAAAAGTCTGTAAAAGAGATCCTTTCAGCGGAAAAGTAGTTACCGGCGGTATTGTGACCTGCAAAGATTCCTCCTGGCTGATGAGCTACACCCTGAACCGCCAGCCCCACTTTAAGGAGCAGCCCAAAGACCAGCTTGTAGTCTGGGTGTACGGCCTGTTCACGGATGTCCCCGGAGACTATGTGAAAAAGCCGATGCGTGAGTGCACAGGACGTGAGATCACAGAGGAATGGCTGTATCATCTGGGTGTTCCCGTGGAGGAAATCCCGGATATGGCCGCTCATTCCGCCCGGTGCATCCCCTGTATGATGCCTTATATCACTGCATTTTTCATGCCCAGGACTGCAGGCGACAGACCCAAAGTGGTACCTGATTCCTGTGTGAACTTCGCATTTATCGGTCAGTTCGCAGATACGGTCCGGGACACGGTATTCACCACAGAATACTCTGTCAGAACCGCTATGGAGGCTGTTTATACCCTCCTCCAAGTGGACCGCGGTGTTCCTGAAGTCTATGCCTCCTGTTACGATATCCGCGCCCTTTTGGATGCCACCTCAAAAATGCTGGACGGCAAGAAAGCCATTGACATGAAAGTGCCCTGGATCATGAAACTGGTTGAGAAACAGGCTCTGCGGAAAATCTCCGGGACCCTGATCGAAGATCTTCTGAAAGAATATAAGGTAATCTGA